The genome window AAATCTTTTTTTAATTGATTAAGAAAATTTGCAGTCTGTTTCTTGGCATTGACTGAATTTAGTAGATCACCCGATATTTTAAGTGTGATCCCTTTTCGTGATAACTTAGATGATACCTTGGGGTTGCCAATAAAGGGTTCATGTTGAAGTGCTGAAAGCGCAAAATGTTCAATAGCTTTCTTACTGACGGTCACTTGACCATCAGACTTTTGATGAAGATATAATGATTGTGCCCGTGGCCAAAAAAGTGTGATAAGCAAAAAAATAATTAACAGTACCGCCAGAATTACTCCACTCCAAAAGAGGTATATCGGTTCGTACTGCTCCAACCAACCAAGCTTTAATGACATGGGTGTACTAGTACCAATGGCCGTTGACCAATTTTTAAAGACAAGAACTATGGATAAAGGAAATGCAAGGATAATAGCAACTACTATTAATGCCTTAAATATAAATCTCATATCACCGCCTCCTTTACCATAGTTATAGCACAACAGGTAGTGATGATGAAACTATATGCTCTTATAAGGAACCAATTAAGATTTTTATTTGACTAAACCAATCTAGCCACTAGGGTATACCCTAGTGGCCGTTTTTGATCCATTATCAATGGCTTTTTAAATTAGGGCCTAGTACTTTGGGAATGGAAATACTTTCCAACACCAAAAATTCTAGACCCGATTATTTTTGTTAAACGAGATTTCTATATATAATGGAATTATAAATTTACTGTTGGAGGTTTTTATGACTGATTTATTTGCAGATGGGACTATCTCTATCCATGGAGCTCAAGAAAATAACTTAGTTGATTTTAATGAGTTGGACGCTAATGTGCATAAATCTCGAGTTGTCTAGGAGGTGATATCGTGACCGAACTCATTAAAGCCTATTTTTGGCCACTAATTGGTGGAATTATGGGATTGCTCTTAGCGGTCCTTATCATCACTTTTGGATTTTTCAAGACGCTTTTTGTTTTGATTTTTATGGCAATCGGGATTACCGCGGGTTATTATATTCAAAAAACTGGTATCTTAACAAATGTTTTTAAATAACTGTTTGAATTATAAGGAGGAAAAATTATGCAGAATG of Limosilactobacillus reuteri contains these proteins:
- the amaP gene encoding alkaline shock response membrane anchor protein AmaP — protein: MRFIFKALIVVAIILAFPLSIVLVFKNWSTAIGTSTPMSLKLGWLEQYEPIYLFWSGVILAVLLIIFLLITLFWPRAQSLYLHQKSDGQVTVSKKAIEHFALSALQHEPFIGNPKVSSKLSRKGITLKISGDLLNSVNAKKQTANFLNQLKKDLRICLGISEQKKIKIRLVDFNESDANVHKSRVV
- a CDS encoding DUF2273 domain-containing protein; this encodes MTELIKAYFWPLIGGIMGLLLAVLIITFGFFKTLFVLIFMAIGITAGYYIQKTGILTNVFK